The Thunnus albacares chromosome 11, fThuAlb1.1, whole genome shotgun sequence genome contains a region encoding:
- the LOC122992790 gene encoding caspase a-like — translation MADKELFKMRSKFVENVNRELIKQLLDDLLKDGVVNRGEKNSVLEDNKNTADMARYLIDTVMGKGDEASRKMIAHLQHRDSMFYKNLSSEQKSSTTLRPTDDQPYLVTEESIRSRVALLITNIKFTHLKNRNGAEKDEQNMENLLKELGYEVVKHRDLTGKKFDDAVTEFSKHPKLKETDSVFVVIMSHGEMGAVCGVDYKKGQPDEKQDKFPIDNIYKHLGTEECPALLNKPKIIIIQACRGGNDGSVLVSDSAEAAVVCDNVEQPGLSLSAGEEDIQDDAPGRAHKEKDFISLLSCTPDTVSYRHPNKGSLLIQYIVEVFYKFWRENDIEELFRKVMRRFEDLLVRTERGQDTQMPIKDRCSLTRHFYLRPLSQA, via the exons ACAAGGAGCTTTTCAAGATGAGGAGTAAGTTTGTGGAGAACGTGAACAGAGAACTTATTAAGCAGCTCCTGGATGACCTTCTCAAGGATGGCGTTGTGAATCGCGGAGAGAAAAATTCAGTACTTGaggacaacaaaaacacagcagacatgGCACGCTACCTCATTGACACAGTGATGGGGAAAGGAGATGAAGCCAGCAGGAAGATGATTGCTCACCTTCAACACAGAGATTCTATGTTTTACAAAAACCTGTCCTCCGAGCAGAAGTCGTCAACCACACTCAGACCAACCGATGATCAG CCTTACCTTGTGACTGAAGAATCCATCAGGAGTCGTGTGGCCCTGCTAATCACCAACATAAAatttactcatttaaaaaacagaaatggagCAGAGAAAGACGAGCAGAATATGGAGAACCTACTTAAAGAGTTGGGATACGAGGTGGTGAAACACAGAGATCTCACTGGAAAG AAGTTTGATGATGCTGTAACTGAGTTCTCCAAACatccaaaactcaaagagacagacagtgtgtttgtggttaTCATGTCTCACGGGGAAATGGGAGCTGTCTGCGGTGTCGACTATAAAAAGGGGCAACCGgatgaaaaacaagacaaattccCCATTGATAACATTTACAAACACTTGGGGACAGAGGAATGTCCAGCGCTGCTGAACAAACCcaagatcatcatcatccaggCCTGCAGAGGAG GAAACGATGGATCTGTGCTTGTTAGTGATAGTGCAGAAGCAGCTGTGGTTTGTGATAATGTGGAGCAGCCAGGTCTGTCCTTGTCTGCTGGTGAAGAAGACATCCAGGATGATGCTCCGGGACgtgcacacaaagaaaaagacttcatttctcttctttcttgcACTCCTG ATACTGTCTCATATAGACATCCAAATAAAGGGTCTCTTCTTATCCAGTACATTGTTGAGGTGTTCTACAAATTCTGGCGTGAAAATGACATTGAGGAACTTTTCAGAAAA GTGATGCGACGCTTTGAAGATCTTTTAGTCCGCACCGAGAGAGGTCAAGATACACAGATGCCAATCAAAGACAGATGCAGTTTAACAAGACACTTCTACCTCAGGCCACTGAGTCAGGCTTGA